From Perognathus longimembris pacificus isolate PPM17 chromosome 4, ASM2315922v1, whole genome shotgun sequence, one genomic window encodes:
- the Tfpi gene encoding tissue factor pathway inhibitor — MSYKMKKKQIFWASVCLLLSLAPGTLSENPEDDEEYTSVSGTSLPPLKLLNSFCALKMDDGPCKAFMRKFFFNIFTQQCEEFIYGGCGGNKNRFDSLEQCKENCIPDYSKIAAEKNLQGGKPFFCFLEEDPGICRGYITRYFYNNQTKLCERFKYGGCLGNRNNFETLEECKSTCENEPNDIQVEVYRTEPQTVKYDSLSLQPTKVPKLWEYHGPSWCLTPADRGLCKANVNRFYFNLDTGKCQLFNYSGCGGNENNFTTRRACFRACKKGFLKRISKGQQIKTKRKRKNQSVKILHEETTVETI; from the exons ATGtcttacaaaatgaagaaaaaacaaattttttggGCCTCTGTATGTCTGCTACTCAGTCTTGCTCCTGGAACACTGAGTGAAAATCCTGAAGATGATGAAGAATATACCAGCGTCTCAG GTACCTCCTTGCCACCACTCAAACTGCTGAATTCCTTCTGCGCACTAAAGATGGATGACGGGCCCTGCAAAGCCTTCATGAGGAAattctttttcaatattttcactcAGCAGTGTGAGGAATTTATATACGGGGGATGTGGAGGAAATAAGAATCGATTTGATAGTCTGGAACAGTGCAAAGAAAACTGTATACCAG ATTACTCAAAGATCGCTGCAGAGAAGAATTTGCAAGGGGG AAAGccatttttctgctttttggaAGAAGATCCGGGTATCTGCCGAGGTTATATTACCCGATATTTTTATAACAATCAAACAAAGCTATGTGAACGTTTCAAGTATGGTGGATGCCTAGGAAACCGAAACAACTTTGAAACATTGGAAGAATGCAAAAGCACCTGTGAAAATGAAC caaatgaTATCCAAGTAGAAGTTTACAGAACCGAGCCTCAAACTGTAAAATATGACTCTTTGTCTCTTCAGCCTACTAAAGTTCCCAAGCTTTGGG AATATCATGGCCCATCATGGTGCCTCACACCAGCAGACAGAGGACTGTGCAAAGCCAATGTAAACAGGTTCTACTTCAATTTAGACACTGGGAAATGCCAACTCTTTAACTACAGTGGATGTGGCggaaatgaaaacaatttcaCTACTAGAAGAGCATGTTTTAGGGCATGTAAAAAAG GTTTCCTGAAAAGAATATCAAAAGGACaacaaattaaaaccaaaagaaaaagaaagaatcagtCAGTGAAAATATTGCACGAAGAAACTACTGTTGaaacaatataa